In a single window of the Ignavibacteria bacterium genome:
- a CDS encoding T9SS type A sorting domain-containing protein, with the protein MKNLVLFAVLILFLASGSFSKEREGSLLNIESSFAPAQSIFLQSGNINTVFRTDGYFNYDKITFVSGDAGFIWPVAAAQRMTTVFASGLWIGAKVNIGSNQKELRLAASMYNTHYSPGNIPVIGQVPPSSVCSDPAFSGYLVSLNDQSLVNGGTITKNAGGRTYTFVYSSWASWPVGQGAPYVEVNGIAGYQPGWNSDRPGTGIGNSRPSEMMFSVFMDYTNCTNNPHARELSLPGGTLPLGVEVQQLAYAFDSEGFRDTYFIRYKIINKSGKVWDSTYIGLVNDADLGEANDDATGCDTSRNIAFTYNFDNNDPVYGAAPPAVGYRMLQGPVVFTGNNSDTAKLPCNTLVGYKMKLMSGHFGFFNSGTVCYGDPDSASVAYEMLRGKDGCSNTLINYTTGQPTTYVYSGDACTKTGWYDSTGNDVRNLMNSGPFTMNSGDTQVVVYSYTIARGSNNNQSVCALLNATDNIKNYYYNCFNLIGIEPASNMIPAKYSLEQNYPNPFNPNTTIKFSIPKSGFVKLVIYDALGREIKVLVNENIQAGIYSTDFNAADYPSGIYFYSLTAENFSETKKMVLVK; encoded by the coding sequence ATGAAAAATTTAGTCCTCTTTGCAGTCCTTATTTTATTTCTAGCGTCAGGTTCTTTTTCAAAAGAACGTGAAGGCTCATTGCTTAACATTGAATCATCATTTGCTCCTGCTCAAAGTATTTTCCTTCAGAGCGGTAATATAAATACCGTATTCAGAACAGACGGATATTTTAACTATGATAAAATTACTTTTGTGAGCGGAGATGCCGGGTTTATCTGGCCGGTTGCAGCAGCACAAAGAATGACAACGGTATTTGCATCAGGCCTGTGGATAGGTGCAAAGGTAAATATCGGCTCAAATCAAAAAGAGCTGAGATTAGCTGCTTCAATGTACAATACGCATTATTCTCCGGGTAATATTCCTGTTATTGGGCAGGTTCCTCCATCTTCTGTATGCAGTGACCCTGCATTCAGCGGTTACCTTGTCAGCCTTAATGATCAATCCCTTGTAAACGGCGGTACTATCACTAAAAATGCCGGAGGCAGAACCTATACTTTTGTTTATTCATCATGGGCTTCCTGGCCGGTTGGACAGGGTGCTCCATATGTCGAAGTCAACGGTATAGCAGGTTATCAGCCTGGTTGGAATTCTGACAGACCAGGTACCGGAATTGGAAACTCCAGACCCTCAGAAATGATGTTTTCTGTTTTTATGGATTATACCAATTGTACTAACAATCCTCATGCCAGAGAGTTAAGCCTCCCCGGAGGAACTCTGCCGCTCGGAGTAGAAGTTCAGCAGCTAGCATATGCCTTTGATTCTGAAGGATTCAGAGATACATATTTTATCAGGTATAAGATAATTAATAAAAGCGGAAAAGTATGGGATAGCACTTATATAGGTTTAGTTAATGATGCTGATCTGGGTGAAGCTAATGATGATGCAACAGGGTGTGATACTTCAAGAAATATTGCTTTTACTTATAATTTTGATAATAACGACCCTGTTTACGGAGCAGCTCCTCCGGCTGTTGGATACAGGATGCTTCAGGGTCCGGTTGTATTTACAGGTAATAACAGTGATACTGCAAAGCTGCCTTGTAACACACTTGTTGGATATAAAATGAAATTAATGTCCGGTCATTTTGGTTTTTTTAACAGCGGAACAGTTTGTTACGGAGACCCTGATAGTGCATCAGTTGCATACGAAATGCTGCGCGGGAAAGATGGTTGCAGTAATACTTTGATTAATTATACTACCGGTCAGCCAACTACATATGTATATTCCGGAGATGCATGTACAAAAACCGGCTGGTATGACAGTACTGGTAATGATGTCAGGAATTTGATGAATTCCGGACCGTTCACGATGAATTCAGGAGATACACAAGTAGTTGTATACTCCTATACAATTGCAAGAGGAAGCAATAATAACCAAAGCGTGTGTGCTTTGCTAAATGCTACTGATAATATTAAAAACTATTATTATAATTGTTTTAACCTGATTGGTATTGAGCCTGCTAGTAATATGATACCTGCAAAGTATTCATTAGAACAGAACTATCCGAATCCATTTAATCCAAATACAACTATCAAGTTTTCCATTCCTAAAAGTGGTTTTGTAAAACTTGTTATTTATGACGCTCTTGGAAGAGAAATAAAAGTACTGGTTAACGAAAATATACAGGCGGGTATTTACAGCACTGATTTCAATGCGGCTGATTATCCGAGCGGAATTTATTTTTACAGTTTGACTGCCGAAAACTTCAGTGAAACTAAAAAAATGGTATTAGTGAAATAA
- a CDS encoding methionyl-tRNA formyltransferase: MNIIFMGTPEFAVPSLDALLNTHHKISAVVTVPDKPKGRGQHLSESDVKKFASERGLSILQPSSLKDPDFINDIKEISPDLIVVVAFRILPKNIFKIPKYGSINLHASLLPKYRGAAPINWAIINGERETGVTTFFLQEKVDTGNIIMQKRIDITSDDTAGTLHDKLKTMGAQVLFDTVDLIENSGGNPLVSKQNNGEATPAPKIFKEDCRINFDTPVDRVYDFIRGLSPYPGAFTEYNGKIIKIFSTVKSHWDSLKGPGRFFIKEGRLYVSTLNEFLEITELQIEGKRRMNSVEFLNGHVGMFKKFKG; the protein is encoded by the coding sequence ATGAATATCATATTTATGGGTACGCCGGAGTTTGCCGTACCTTCACTTGACGCCCTTTTAAATACACATCATAAAATATCAGCAGTAGTAACAGTACCGGATAAACCCAAAGGCAGGGGGCAGCATCTTTCGGAAAGTGATGTAAAAAAGTTTGCATCAGAGCGTGGCCTTAGTATTTTACAGCCTTCCAGCCTGAAGGACCCGGATTTTATAAATGATATAAAAGAGATTTCACCTGATCTTATAGTGGTTGTAGCGTTCAGGATACTGCCTAAAAATATTTTTAAGATTCCTAAATACGGATCGATAAATCTGCATGCATCGCTTCTTCCCAAATACCGCGGAGCTGCCCCTATAAACTGGGCAATTATTAATGGTGAGCGTGAAACAGGTGTTACAACTTTTTTCCTGCAGGAAAAAGTTGATACAGGCAATATCATTATGCAAAAAAGAATTGATATAACAAGTGATGATACTGCCGGTACTTTGCATGATAAGCTAAAAACAATGGGGGCTCAGGTCTTATTTGATACTGTTGATTTGATAGAGAATTCAGGCGGAAATCCGCTGGTTTCAAAACAGAATAATGGTGAAGCAACGCCTGCGCCTAAAATATTTAAAGAAGATTGCAGAATAAACTTTGATACTCCTGTTGACAGGGTTTATGATTTTATCCGCGGACTTTCACCATATCCCGGGGCATTTACAGAATATAACGGTAAGATAATTAAAATTTTTAGTACTGTTAAATCACACTGGGATAGCCTTAAGGGCCCGGGCAGGTTTTTTATTAAAGAAGGCAGGTTGTATGTTTCTACCCTTAATGAATTCCTCGAGATCACCGAGCTTCAGATAGAAGGCAAAAGAAGGATGAACTCAGTGGAGTTCCTTAACGGTCACGTAGGTATGTTCAAAAAATTCAAAGGTTAA
- the def gene encoding peptide deformylase, translating to MKTLPIYTYGFEVLRKKTKKVTKIDDKFIELVGSMFKTMHRATGIGLAAPQIGSELAVTVIDISRTEDKKKIKTEPITLINPVIKDHHGEITLEEGCLSIPYVRADVTRPETIYVEYQDLDLNKHYVELKGFLARVAQHEIDHLNGVLFIDHLNKDEKKLLKPELDLIRKGEIETDYLLAELPKKGKPIIHRK from the coding sequence TTGAAAACATTACCCATTTATACATACGGTTTCGAGGTCTTAAGAAAAAAGACCAAAAAGGTCACAAAAATTGATGATAAGTTCATTGAGCTTGTTGGCAGTATGTTCAAAACAATGCACAGGGCAACTGGGATTGGGCTTGCCGCTCCGCAGATAGGAAGTGAACTTGCTGTAACTGTAATCGATATTTCACGCACTGAAGATAAGAAAAAGATAAAAACCGAACCTATTACACTTATCAATCCTGTAATAAAAGATCATCACGGTGAAATTACACTCGAAGAAGGCTGTCTCAGCATTCCGTATGTGCGTGCTGATGTTACCAGGCCTGAAACAATATATGTGGAATACCAGGACCTTGACCTGAATAAACATTATGTAGAACTTAAAGGGTTTTTAGCGCGGGTTGCACAGCATGAGATCGATCATTTAAACGGTGTGCTTTTTATTGATCATTTAAACAAAGATGAGAAAAAACTCCTTAAGCCTGAGCTTGATCTGATCAGAAAAGGAGAAATAGAAACTGATTATCTATTGGCAGAACTTCCTAAAAAAGGAAAACCTATAATACACAGGAAATAA
- a CDS encoding DUF2279 domain-containing protein yields the protein MINTFKIIIVSLASLIFTLGAYSQSYMVYKPELKLKDKFRFNDSTKSSTEKKLNSGSQFMKPKYKINYYKFAAITGVTAGAFWWLHNYQKNAWWSGQRGQFHIQNDWDYAMSADKTGHFFDGALIQAIYRGAFEWAGFNPTASVWLGAAFSIAYMTDVEIEDGFARDWGFSVGDQICNVTGALYPVAQYYWKPLRSFNFKWSYYPSEDITSGKKNGAFLDDYNGQTMWLSVNVHDFLGKKAKKFWPDYLNIVTGYGVNHYQEYDKRYADYYVGLDLNWERIIPGNSKFMLWFKNVINHFRFLPLPALRFNKDGVTYIVNF from the coding sequence TTGATAAATACATTTAAAATAATAATTGTTTCACTTGCAAGCTTAATATTTACTCTCGGCGCATATTCTCAAAGTTATATGGTATATAAGCCTGAATTAAAGCTGAAAGATAAATTCAGGTTTAATGATTCAACCAAAAGCAGCACTGAAAAAAAGCTTAACAGCGGCAGCCAGTTCATGAAGCCAAAATATAAAATAAACTACTATAAATTTGCAGCAATTACAGGTGTAACCGCTGGCGCATTCTGGTGGCTGCATAATTATCAGAAAAATGCATGGTGGAGCGGGCAACGCGGGCAATTTCACATTCAAAATGACTGGGATTATGCGATGAGTGCTGATAAAACCGGACACTTTTTTGACGGAGCTTTAATACAGGCTATTTACCGAGGTGCGTTTGAGTGGGCTGGATTTAACCCTACCGCTTCAGTGTGGCTCGGAGCTGCATTCAGTATTGCATATATGACCGATGTGGAAATTGAAGACGGCTTCGCAAGGGACTGGGGATTTTCAGTTGGTGACCAGATCTGCAACGTAACCGGAGCATTATACCCCGTAGCGCAGTATTACTGGAAGCCGCTTAGAAGCTTTAATTTTAAATGGAGCTATTACCCTTCCGAGGATATAACAAGCGGTAAAAAGAACGGCGCATTTCTTGATGATTATAACGGCCAAACAATGTGGCTATCAGTAAATGTACATGATTTCCTTGGTAAAAAGGCAAAGAAATTCTGGCCGGATTACCTGAATATTGTAACCGGTTATGGTGTAAATCATTACCAGGAATATGATAAACGCTACGCAGATTATTATGTTGGACTTGATCTGAACTGGGAGCGCATCATTCCCGGCAATTCAAAATTTATGCTTTGGTTCAAAAATGTAATCAACCATTTCCGCTTTCTTCCTCTGCCTGCTTTAAGATTTAATAAAGACGGCGTAACTTATATTGTTAACTTCTGA